A genomic window from Eleginops maclovinus isolate JMC-PN-2008 ecotype Puerto Natales chromosome 9, JC_Emac_rtc_rv5, whole genome shotgun sequence includes:
- the LOC134869977 gene encoding regulator of G-protein signaling 1-like isoform X3 — MPSLIDEPQHFIMDQDDRNRNKNMLSLEDTQQWSQSLEKLLDSKYGLATFRNFLKSEYSDENIDFWLTCEDYKKIKSSFRMSSRAKKIYEQFIKAESPKEINIDYHTREQIKRNVKTPTMHCFDDAQKMVYGLMERDSYPRFLRSDIYRTLLENLAADATKG; from the exons ATGCCCAGCCTAATCGACGAACCTCAACACTTCATCATGGACCAAGATGACAGGAATAGAAACAAGAACAT GCTAAGTTTAGAAGATACCCAACAATGGTCACAGTCACTGGAAAAGCTTCTCGATTCTAAAT atggATTGGCCACTTTTCGCAACTTTCTCAAATCTGAGTACAGCGATGAGAATATTGACTTCTGGCTCACCTGTGAGGACTACAAGAAGATCAAGTCTTCATTCAGAATGTCCTCAAGAGCCAAGAAGATTTATGAGCAGTTCATCAAAGCAGAATCTCCTAAAGAG ATCAACATTGACTATCACACCCGAGAGCAGATCAAAAGGAACGTCAAGACTCCCACCATGCACTGCTTTGACGATGCTCAGAAGATGGTTTACGGGCTGATGGAAAGAGACTCGTACCCGCGGTTCCTCCGCTCGGACATTTATAGAACTCTCCTGGAAAACCTTGCCGCCGACGCCACAAAGGGATGA
- the LOC134869977 gene encoding regulator of G-protein signaling 1-like isoform X2, producing the protein MPSLIDEPQHFIMDQDDRNRNKNIGKNFMCRLQCMFSHSSSSERLSLEDTQQWSQSLEKLLDSKYGLATFRNFLKSEYSDENIDFWLTCEDYKKIKSSFRMSSRAKKIYEQFIKAESPKEINIDYHTREQIKRNVKTPTMHCFDDAQKMVYGLMERDSYPRFLRSDIYRTLLENLAADATKG; encoded by the exons ATGCCCAGCCTAATCGACGAACCTCAACACTTCATCATGGACCAAGATGACAGGAATAGAAACAAGAACAT CGGAAAGAACTTTATGTGCCGACTGCAGTGCATGTTCTCACACTCATCAAGCTCTGAGAG GCTAAGTTTAGAAGATACCCAACAATGGTCACAGTCACTGGAAAAGCTTCTCGATTCTAAAT atggATTGGCCACTTTTCGCAACTTTCTCAAATCTGAGTACAGCGATGAGAATATTGACTTCTGGCTCACCTGTGAGGACTACAAGAAGATCAAGTCTTCATTCAGAATGTCCTCAAGAGCCAAGAAGATTTATGAGCAGTTCATCAAAGCAGAATCTCCTAAAGAG ATCAACATTGACTATCACACCCGAGAGCAGATCAAAAGGAACGTCAAGACTCCCACCATGCACTGCTTTGACGATGCTCAGAAGATGGTTTACGGGCTGATGGAAAGAGACTCGTACCCGCGGTTCCTCCGCTCGGACATTTATAGAACTCTCCTGGAAAACCTTGCCGCCGACGCCACAAAGGGATGA
- the LOC134869977 gene encoding regulator of G-protein signaling 21-like isoform X1: MPSLIDEPQHFIMDQDDRNRNKNIGKNFMCRLQCMFSHSSSSESRLSLEDTQQWSQSLEKLLDSKYGLATFRNFLKSEYSDENIDFWLTCEDYKKIKSSFRMSSRAKKIYEQFIKAESPKEINIDYHTREQIKRNVKTPTMHCFDDAQKMVYGLMERDSYPRFLRSDIYRTLLENLAADATKG, encoded by the exons ATGCCCAGCCTAATCGACGAACCTCAACACTTCATCATGGACCAAGATGACAGGAATAGAAACAAGAACAT CGGAAAGAACTTTATGTGCCGACTGCAGTGCATGTTCTCACACTCATCAAGCTCTGAGAG CAGGCTAAGTTTAGAAGATACCCAACAATGGTCACAGTCACTGGAAAAGCTTCTCGATTCTAAAT atggATTGGCCACTTTTCGCAACTTTCTCAAATCTGAGTACAGCGATGAGAATATTGACTTCTGGCTCACCTGTGAGGACTACAAGAAGATCAAGTCTTCATTCAGAATGTCCTCAAGAGCCAAGAAGATTTATGAGCAGTTCATCAAAGCAGAATCTCCTAAAGAG ATCAACATTGACTATCACACCCGAGAGCAGATCAAAAGGAACGTCAAGACTCCCACCATGCACTGCTTTGACGATGCTCAGAAGATGGTTTACGGGCTGATGGAAAGAGACTCGTACCCGCGGTTCCTCCGCTCGGACATTTATAGAACTCTCCTGGAAAACCTTGCCGCCGACGCCACAAAGGGATGA